The Hypanus sabinus isolate sHypSab1 chromosome 31, sHypSab1.hap1, whole genome shotgun sequence genome window below encodes:
- the LOC132383769 gene encoding late histone H2A.2.2-like yields the protein MSGRGKGGAGKARSKAKSRSSRAGLQFPVGRVHRLLRKGNYAERVGAGAPVYLAAVLEYLTAEILELAGNAARDNKKTRIIPRHLQLAVRNDEELNKLLGGVTIAQGGVLPNIQAVLLPKKTGAAKNQRVH from the exons ATGTCTGGACGTGGAAAAGGCGGCGCTGGCAAAGCTCGGTCCAAGGCCAAATCTCGTTCGTCTCGGGCTGGACTGCAGTTCCCGGTCGGCCGGGTTCACAGACTCCTGAGAAAGGGCAACTATGCCGAGCGGGTGGGTGCCGGAGCCCCGGTCTAtctggctgctgtgctcgagTATCTGACGGCCGAAATCCTCGAATTGGCCGGCAACGCGGCCCGGGACAATAAGAAGACCCGCATCATCCCCCGGCACCTGCAGCTGGCCGTCCGCAACGACGAGGAGCTGAACAAGCTGCTGGGAGGGGTGACTATCGCTCAGGGCGGTGTGTTACCCAACATCCAGGCCGTCCTGTTGCCCAAGAAAACCGGCGCTGCCA AGAATCAGCGGGTTCACTAG
- the LOC132383804 gene encoding histone H2B 1/2-like — protein MPDAPKPAPKKGAKKALSKPASKSGKKRKRTRKESYAIYIYKVMKQVHPDTGISSRAMSIMNSFVNDIFERIAGEASRLAHYNKRSTISSREIQTAVRLLLPGELAKHAVSEGTKAVTKYTSSK, from the coding sequence ATGCCTGATGCACCGAAACCCGCTCCCAAGAAGGGCGCCAAGAAAGCTCTGTCCAAACCGGCGAGCAAGTCTGGCAAGAAGCGCAAGAGGACGAGGAAGGAGAGTTACGCCATCTACATCtacaaagtgatgaagcaggttcATCCCGACACCGGCATCTCCTCCAGGGCCATGAGCATCATGAATTCATTCGTGAACGATATTTTCGAGCGCATCGCGGGTGAGGCTTCCCGCCTGGCCCATTACAACAagcggtccaccatcagctcccgggagatccagaccgctgtgcgcctgctgctgcccggggagctggccaagcacgccgtgtccgaagggacaaaggcggtgaccaagtacaccagctccaaGTGA